Below is a genomic region from Spongiibacter nanhainus.
CGGTATGTTTACCGCGGTGGGCATCGCCCTGGCCGCCATGGTGTTCACCCCCTACCTGGCCTACCTGCCCAAAGCCACGCTGGCGGCCACCATCATTGTGGCAGTGCTGTCGCTGGTGGATTTCTCCATTCTCAAGCGCAGCTGGACCTACGGCAAATCGGATTTTGTCGCGGTAGCCACCACCATTTTGGTCACCCTGACAATGGGTGTCGAAACCGGGGTGGCCTGCGGTGTGCTGGCATCACTGATGCTGCACCTCTACAAGACCTCCAAACCCCATATGGCAGTGGTGGGCGAAGTCCCCGGCACTGAGCACTACCGCAACGTCAATCGTCACAAGGTGATCACCCACAGCAATATTCTTTCGCTGCGGATCGACGAGAGTCTGTACTTTGCCAATGCCAGTTATATCGAGGACCGGGTCTACGAGCTGCTGGAGGACATGCCGCTGGTGGAGCACGTGATTCTGATGTGCACCGCCGTCAACGAGATTGACCTCAGCGCCCTGGAGGCCCTGGAGTCCATCAATGCCCGGCTAAAAGACCAAGGCCTGAAGCTTCACTTGTCAGAGGTCAAAGGCCCGGTAATGGATGCGCTGCAACGCAGCCATTTTTTGCAACAACTCAGTGGCCAGGTTTTTCTCAGCCAACATCAAGCGGTACAGCAATTGGCCGGCGACTCCGGCCAAACGACAAGTCACAACTGGGAAATTTAACGACCTTGCTACGACGCCTACGCGAGATTTAAACACCATGAGCACACACGACGAAGCACCACACACCAAGGTCAAGAAACCGGGCCCCCTCGCCGTTATCGGTAGCGTCGCCTCCGCCGCCTTTGGTGTGCGCAGCAGCCGTTTTCGCGGCCGGGAAAGTTCCGTTAAATTCCACCACTATGTCATTGCCGCCATCGGCTTTGTGGCGGTGTTTTTACTGGTGGTTAACGGCATCGTGCGAGTGGTGCTTAGCCAAACTGGAGCCTCGTGAAGGACTAACCCAATTAAAACACGACCGGCAGCAACAGCCTGGCGGCCAGTGTCACCAGTGCAATGGCAATCAGATTAATCACCAAGCCGTGTTTAATCATGTCACCGATCTGGACATGACCACTGGCATAGATAACCGCATTGGGCGGCGTCGCCACCGGCATCATAAAGGCGCAGGACGCCGCCAAAGCGGCGGGGGCAGCGCAAAGCAGAGGGGAAATATCCTGGGCCATCGCCAGGGCACCCAGTAAGGGCAAAAATGCCGCGGTGGTAGCGGTATTGCTGCTGATTTCAGTCAGGAAAATAATCACCGTAACGATCAACAGGGTCACCAGCAAAATAGATGCTCCCGACACGCTGCTCAAGCCCCCCGCTATCCACTCTGCCAGCCCCGACAATGCAATCGCCCCGGCCAAGGCGAGCCCACCGCCAAACAACAACAACACCCCCCAGGGCAGGGCTGCGGCGGCAGGCCAATCCAGCAGGCGGGTGCTGCCATCACCACTGGGCAGCATAAACAGCACCACCCCCGCGGCAATGGCGATACCGGTATCACTGAGGCCCGGCACCAGCTCTTCCAATAAGGGCCGCACTATCCAGGCCAGTGCTGTCAGCGCAAAGACCACCAGAACCCGTTTTTCTGCCGAGCTCATCGGCCCCTGGCCTTCGATGGCATCCCCCAAGCCTGCATCCACTTGGGCGGTAGCTACCGGCAAAGGCCCCCGGCACAGCCACCACCAACATGCCAGCAACATCACCGCCGACACCGGCAGCCCCACCAACATCCACTGGGCAAAGCCGATTTCGATACCGGCGTGATCCTTGAGATAAGCCGCCAACAGTGCATTGGGCGGCGTACCTATCAGAGTCGCCATTCCGCCTATGCTGGCGGCGTAAGCCACTCCCAACAAAAGCACCACTCGGTAGTGCCGGTGCGCCAGGTCGTCCCCGCTGTAGTAACTCAGTACAGACAGGGCGATGGGCAGCATCATAATGCTGGTGGCGGTATTGCTAACCCACATGCTGAGAAAGGCCGTCGCCAGCATAAAGCCCGCAATTTGGAATCGCGGCTGTGTGCCCGCCCAACCCAAAATTAACAGCGCGATACGCTGGTGTAGATTACAGCGCTGCATGGCGATACCCAGTAAAAAACCACCCATAAACAAAAACACAATGGGATGGCCATAAGAGCCCGTCACCGCTTTAATGGGCTGTACCTCAAACAGCGGCAGTATCACCACCGGCAATAGCGCTGTAGCGGGGATGGGCAAAACTTCGGTGGACCACCATGCCGCCATCAACAGTGCCATCCCCAGCGTAATCCAGCCCGCCGGGGAAAGCCCCTCCGGCGCCGGCAAAATCGCCGTAACCGCGAAAGCCGCAATCCCCACCACTGCCCCCAGCGCTTTCACCCTGGCTGGATCGAAAGAGTTGTCGGGCTGCTCGTCTTTGTTTCGCATAGCCTTGTTTCGGATAGCCTTTTTTCGGATAGCCATAACCACTGCCAGAAGATAGTATTTGCCACACAGAAATAATGCTTGGGGAACATGCTATGCGGATACTGGGCCTGACGCTACTGCTGCTGAGCTTGGCAGCCTGTGAGTCCACCTATTACGGCGCCATGGAAAAGGTCGGCGTTCATAAACGGGATATTCTGGTAGACCGAGTTGGAGAAGCCAGGGATGCCCAACAGGACGGCCAGGCCGAATTTCAG
It encodes:
- a CDS encoding DUF2970 domain-containing protein, producing the protein MSTHDEAPHTKVKKPGPLAVIGSVASAAFGVRSSRFRGRESSVKFHHYVIAAIGFVAVFLLVVNGIVRVVLSQTGAS
- a CDS encoding SLC13 family permease; the encoded protein is MRNKDEQPDNSFDPARVKALGAVVGIAAFAVTAILPAPEGLSPAGWITLGMALLMAAWWSTEVLPIPATALLPVVILPLFEVQPIKAVTGSYGHPIVFLFMGGFLLGIAMQRCNLHQRIALLILGWAGTQPRFQIAGFMLATAFLSMWVSNTATSIMMLPIALSVLSYYSGDDLAHRHYRVVLLLGVAYAASIGGMATLIGTPPNALLAAYLKDHAGIEIGFAQWMLVGLPVSAVMLLACWWWLCRGPLPVATAQVDAGLGDAIEGQGPMSSAEKRVLVVFALTALAWIVRPLLEELVPGLSDTGIAIAAGVVLFMLPSGDGSTRLLDWPAAAALPWGVLLLFGGGLALAGAIALSGLAEWIAGGLSSVSGASILLVTLLIVTVIIFLTEISSNTATTAAFLPLLGALAMAQDISPLLCAAPAALAASCAFMMPVATPPNAVIYASGHVQIGDMIKHGLVINLIAIALVTLAARLLLPVVF